AATACTGACTCGAAGTTTGAAACACCCAGCTGTATTTCAAATACAGATACAAAGCCAAATAAGATTGAGAATTTTTGTCCTCAAGAAGTATTTAATCTAGTTGCAGATATAACAGTAAAACGCAAACCTCTTAACCCCCTTGCCCCCACACCACCTGCTGGAATAGAAGAACCCATGTTCCTGTTGCTCCCCTGAACTACCCTATCATGGAACATAACCAATAAGTTATCTAGGctgtaaatatgaaaaatataaggCCCTCAAGAgttagttgttgaatgaatgaatgcggCACAATAAAGGTGCTATGGATTTTCAGAGGGAGAAATTACATACCATACACTCTCTCCCCACATACATCATAATGCTCTAAGGGAAGGAACAATCTCTTTGCATTACTGAATACATCAAGAGCTCAATCatgtttgtagatattctttcaaaaaaaaaatgagctggcCACAATTCATGTGGAAAAGCAGATAAACATGGATCTTTGCCAAAGAAAATCAAGGAACACATTTACAGCTCCAATGATAAGCTTATTTTATTATCAGCCTCTACTCTAGATCCTTACTATTCAAAGCATGGCTCTTGGCCCCGAGGCATCAATATTACCCAGGAGTCTGTTAGAAACGcaaaatctcaggccccacccacatCTACTGAATCAGAGCCCCCATTTTAATATGCTCCCCCAGCAGATTCCTAACACACATTAAAGTTAGAACAGCATCAGTGATACAAATGAAACTGGCTTCTGCAAGCTCAGAGAAAGTTACcatcttctctgttttctctgtaataAATAATCAGACTTTTCAAGAAGTACTACAGTTAGGGTGATGACACACCTTCAGGAATATTAGGGTATAAATCTAAATTATTACTCAATGAGAAGTAAGAATCGACCATCCATTGATTATCAGAATGGAACTTTTAGGAAACATACAAAAAATATACCTCTGCCTTCTTAAGACATAGAGACTCCACTGAGcaagaaaattaagagaatgaACTTCAACAGCCAAAGTGATAAATCTTCAATGCCAaggatgaaattatttaaaaaaaaaagggagagagatgttggtgagaacatttaagaacaAACTTCTCTAACAATTCTCAGTGATACCTACACATATTCCCAAATATTCTCTATTTAAAACTCCAAATTTAGATCGCTCTACAAGTAAAGCTGTGTAATAAAAGACTTAGGTGACATAAAGTCAGATCTCCTAAACACTTTCACTGACTCAAAGACTGGAACCACCCTTTAAAACACCAAGCAAAATCTCAATCAGGAGACCACTTTGTGAACTTGCAAACAACACCTGCAAAACTCTCAAGCCACAATCCTATCATCCCAAACTGAGACAAGATCTGAGGCCACAGGGACTTGGTGTCAaatatgctcttaaaaaaaaaaaaaatggggagaggGGCACCAAAACAGGAGGAATTAGATGAGGAATGACTGCAGGCCATTTCTCACAGCCTCGCTGACCTACAAACACCTCTCCATCACACggcaggagggaggaaaaaataacGCAGGTCTCTGAACTCACAAATTTAAGTGCCCCAAACTTAATCCTGAAGATGGGAGTCCCTCCTCTCCCCAACAACAGGCATTCAGATGACAGCTCAACCTCTaattcccctccctcttctcccgtCCCGTCTAGGATTTAGGATACCCGCCCCTCGCAATTTCCCCCTATCCCACGCAGCCCCGCCAAAAACACCCCGACCCCTCCCAAAGAGAAATCGACACAGGGCGAGTGCCCTGGGCCCCCCTGGAGCAGGACTGTACCCATCCTCCACACTGAACTCGCCCGGGGGGAGGGGCTGATGGGTCTCACCAGGTACAGGGGGGCATAGATCTTCAGGGACTCCTCCAGGGCGCCCCTGGTGATGTGTACGAAGGCGACCCGGCAGGAAGGGTGCCAAGTGTGGCCGATCTCGTAGCAGTTATGAGGGATGGACTTGCTGAGAGCCGCCATGACGAGAAGCCGCgcgctggggctgggaggggtgagCTTCTGAAGCtccggagggagggaggggggagggcagcGAGCGCCCAGAGCCGCGGGCTCGCCGGGCGGGCCGCCGGGAGGTGCGGAATAGAGGGGAAAGGTCACGCCAGCAGGGTTACTCTGGGCCAGAGTCCTCGGATGTTGAGCGCTCGGCGTATGGCAGCtcgagggggcggggcgcgcaCCAGGGAGGCGGGGAGAGGCGGAGCGTGCGCGCTCCCTCAAGCGGCCTCGGCCCGGGGCGCGCGCCCTCCTCTCGGAGCGGGGAGCGGAAGGGGAGAGCGCGCGGCTCGGGGACGCGCCTGCCGCCCGCCTCCCCGCTCCCTCTGCCCCGCGCGGGCGCGCGCGCCCCGGGAAAGATGCGCGGAGATGGGTGAGTTGCGTCACACTGTACTCCAGTCTCTGTCCTCTAAACGCCCAGCCAAGTAGAGCTGAGGGCAGTGGAAGAAAAGGATTAAATATCTTTGTTGGGAGCTGGTGGAGGAAGACAGTTGCCAGAGGAGAGCCTGGACAGCCATCCTCCTCAGAACTGCCAGCGCCCCTCTCCTAGAGTGCCGGGTAAAGAATAGCTAAGGCTGCCTGCTGGTTGGGACCGCACTGCTCCCAATAACTGGGCTTTCTAAGCTCAGCGGTGCCTGAGAAGCCTTGAAAAACCTGTTAGTTGTGTTCTTTCACTCTtgaatggggaaaggacagtagTAAGTCATCCTCTCCAAACCCTGGGCCGCTGAGCAGTCCTATCCACAGCATCTGTCACAGGTTCTCATCAGCCAAATATGTAACCCAGCAAGGACTCACATGCCCCAGGCGACAGCAGGTGTTTGCAGCAAAGTAAGGGtttattgcagggtgccaagcCAAGGGGGTGGGAGACACTCCCAATTGGTCTTTGAGTTAgggttttcttaaaaatgaaaaacagagcgGCTAGGATTAATCACCAtcttgtgacatttcttaatCATAGTTTCGGGAGTTAGGATATCTCAAATTCTCAGGCCAGGTGGTCCATGGCTTGGGGATCTGTGAGCTCATTttgccctggagaaacaaccTGAGTTTGTACGTCAATGATGATTTCTATAATAGCAGTTTTAGTATATTAACAATATTGCTGTCACAGCAGTAGTTTTAGTCATCTGACTAGTTGATCCGTGTTCAGTTAGCAGAGGATTGAGGTCAGGGAGGATAAGAAAGGAAATTAAGTTTTAGataggttaatcataaactcagtagGGGAACTTGGTTTCAGGGGGACTTAGTTTCAAATAGTACACATAGTAGAGGCAGCAGTGGTCTTAGAACTCATACCTGCCTAGAGAGCTTAGCCAACAATTGGCATGACAAGGAACCTGTGTGGCCTATGAGCCTTGTAACACCTCTAAatgtcagtttcctcacctatattATCTTGCCAGGTTCCTTGGAATTCCAAATTCTAAAGGTTCTTAAAGCAGGAGATTACCATTAGACTGTTTAATACTATTACTTTTATATACAACCTCAAGAGGAATCCCATTCTAATCtagtcttcattcattcattctacaaatatttactgagcacatactatTATCAGGCACCGTTCCAAGCTCTGTAGATTCAGATGTGAATGAGAGAGACAAGGTTTACAcccacctctcctcctcccagtGCCAAAGAGCTGGAGCCAGAGCTGACAATGCAGCCCCAGGCACTATGGCTTCTGGAGCTACAGTGAATGATGAGGTCATCAAAGTTTTAAATGGTAAGGAAATAAGGAGATCTTCTAcacaaaagaagatgaaaaaaaaaaaaaaagagagagaaaaaagaaaagaaggaaggaagcgcTCTTCTGTTTAAATGATAAGGAAAGACAAATAATCGTAGAGGAAGCAAAGCAAATTTTGGCAAATGACACTGGTGATACCGTAGAGGATCCCTACATGACTTTTGTTAAGTTGCTACCTCTGAATGATTGCCAGTTTGCTCTGTATGATGCCACATACAAAACAAAAGAGTCCAAGAAAGAAGACCTAGTATTGATATTTATATTCTGGGCTTCTAAGAGTGTGCCTTTAAAAAGCGAGATGATTTATGCTAGCTCTAAAGatgccattaaaaagaaatttacatatattaaacatGAGTGACATGTAAATGGCATGGATGAAATTAAAGAGCATTCGTCACTTGGAGAGAAACTGGGAGACAATGTAATAGTCTCACTTGAAGGAAAACCCTTGTAAAATGACAGTCAAAGGCCACCTGGGTGTTAAGGAGCTTCCACTTCTGCAGCTCAGTCAATTAGGAATAGCGTTggagtttgttttggtttttccccTTCCCCAGTGGGCCCtttcaaaaaaatgaatgaaggaaataCCATTCATTTAAGCAGCCTATCAGTGATTGCCATTAGACTGTTTAATACTATTACCTTTATGTACAACTCAAGGAGTACTTTCCCATCATATTTTAAGCAAAACAACTAGTTGTATGAAAAGTAAGTTATAAGTTATAAGAAAACTAAACAAGATGATATAAGAtaggtataataataatataagatAGTATAAactaaataagataataaaagagGAGTACTCAGATTGAAAGCCCAAAATAGCAGTggtaaaaagataaaagtttGTGTCTCTCTCGCAGATATACATAGACAGTCTTAGTCTAAGATGGTGGCTCCACACCCATCAGGGATCCCAGACTTCTTCTGACAGGTTGCTTTGCAAACTATTACCTATGATTTCCATCCTAACTTATAAGCTGGCTGCTTCACCTTGAGCCATGACATCCACGTGCTAGCCAGGAAGACCAgtcaaagaggaagagaggacatGCTTCCTCTCTTTAAGAAAACCTCCCAGAAGACCTATGCAAACACTTCTCCTTACAACCCACTGGCCAaaacttagtcacatggccacgGTTAGTTGCaacagaggctgggaaatgtaatctttttttattgGTTGAACAAATGCCCAGCtaatatttcagattttattactgagcaaaatgaaaagaacagcTACTGGGGGCAGCCAGAAGTGTCTGCCGTAGTCCTATGCCTTTGGCTGCCCAAACGTCTGGGCACATCCTTTTCCACCAGATAAACATACCCTCTGCTTCTCAAGGGgaacaacctaaatttccatgcATTTACCCCATCTTGTTCAACATCCAGGATCTTCTGAAGGATCAAATACAGCTCTCATGTTCAAGTTATCTCCCTCTTTAGCATACCCAATATACAATGGTAGAATAGGAACAAAgtaatcacaattttttttaaatctccatttcAAAATGTGAGAGGATCAGAAACACAGCATAAACTTGTCCTTAGAAATTACAGGAATAGTAATGCAGCCTTATCCTACTTAATTTCATTAATCCATCCCTGAAAATCTGATGGTCCTCAAGAAAATGATGAAtggaacttattttcaaatgggaaaaaaataaaatgtgttgcaCATCAACCCCAAAATTCCtaacatgtatttaaaataaagtgaaatgccAGATATGAGTTATAAACTATCAAGTTAGGATGTACGATACTTAAAGAATAGCATTTTGATCACCAAACAATTAATACTGTTGCTAATTATCAGTTGCTGTTGAGTGTAACAGCCCATGTAGTTTGCATGCATGATAAGCATTATGCTTTCCATGTGGCACAGCAAGTACATACCAAGAAATGAGgaaatttttatgttataattAAATGCATGCAATTTCTTTAATTAACCGTTAGAGACTTGAAATTTAAAGATATTTGAGAAGAGAAGAACACAGTTGTTGTCACAGATGCCAAAAATGACAGTGCTGATGTGTTGGATGGTAAAGGGGCAATTTCAGGCAAACTCTCAGATTCAGAGGATGGAAAGGGTATTCTCTATCTTTGTTGGTGCTGCTGCAGAGACTCCAGAACAGGGAGGCATTAAGAAATTCTCAGGATGATGTGTGcgttaggatttaaaaaaaaaaaaaaaaggcaaaaggcgCAGTTTGCAGTGAATCAGTACGAATTTACATTTGTAAATTCCTTTATATGGTATTAGAAGATACATAAGGCAGTTATTGAGAAGACAGGTTTCTCATATGTTGCCAGTAATTTTAAGGGTAATGTTACACATTGTACCTGCATGGGCCATTTATTCTTTTAGGTTGTATATGACCAGTAGCTTGACTGGATATTGTCTTGGGCCTTCATTGttgcttcttttccatttaaaagaagaaggaaggaaggaaggaaggaagaaagagagaaagagggagagagggtgggggagagagagagagagaaaagagagagagaaaggaaagaaagaaagaaagaaagaaagagaaagaaagagaaagaaagaaagaaagaaagaaagaaagaaagaaagaaagaaagaaagaaagaaagaaagaaagagaaagaaagagaaagaaagaaagaaagaaagggaaaggaaggaaggaaggaaggaagggaggaagggagggagggagggaggaaggaaggaaggaagggaggaaggaaaggggaaaaaaaaggctttagGTTTCATCAATAAGGTGAACCAGACTatcttcaaagaagatacacagtgAATAAAGGAAACTAATCCAGCAATCTGTGGCTGAATTCGAAGGCTTTGAAGACATGCCAAGCTGAAAATTGTTGCTCTTGCAAGATTCTGGCTTTCAAGCTGtctttggaaatgaatggaagAGCTCTTAAGATCTCGTGCAGAGGATTTAACCACACTAAACTGTTCAGCTTTACATGCAGTCATTGTAGAAATGCATATCAGGCATAGGAAAATGACAAAGCATGGCTCAAACTAAGTATGATACTGTGGTACCTCCTAACTCCAGCAACATTTAGTTACACTTCCTCTTTGTTGATACTAGGCAAGCTTTTCAAAACAGCTACATATGATTCTAGTTTTCTACCAATTTTGGTTGCAACATAACCTCACGTTTTCTTCatgtcattttatttgaaatattatatTCAGCTTTTAagatgtaaatataaatttttgcCCATAAAAATGTTGAAAGCTGCTATATTGAGAGATACTTAGGCTCTCTCAGTCCAAGCAGGTATGGCTTCTGCCAATacac
The genomic region above belongs to Hippopotamus amphibius kiboko isolate mHipAmp2 chromosome 9, mHipAmp2.hap2, whole genome shotgun sequence and contains:
- the LOC130829044 gene encoding cofilin-2-like — translated: MASGATVNDEVIKVLNDEKKKKRERKKKRRKEALFCLNDKERQIIVEEAKQILANDTGDTVEDPYMTFVKLLPLNDCQFALYDATYKTKESKKEDLVLIFIFWASKSVPLKSEMIYASSKDAIKKKFTYIKHE